In Deinococcus proteolyticus MRP, a single genomic region encodes these proteins:
- the zapE gene encoding cell division protein ZapE: MTAPTGSGGIDLLARRPALDRSRLLDTLVPSARFAETRFSTYRPNPEFPSQEAARQSLQGFLEPQPPKKTGIWPFQKVVRPQGRGLYLDGGFGVGKTHLLASTYYAARERDPGSRVALMSFQDLMYLIGALKMPQAIEALRGYDLLLIDEFELDDPGNTHMANTLLEALIPAGVNVVATSNTAPGALGEGRFSTRDFQRQIEAIAEQFQSQRVDGPDYRQRGTTPSLPLSEEEFGRWLARQPRDTLSVVGADDLDRHLLSVHPSQFAALLDVVQAVAVTGLHPLTGQNEALRLVHFIDKVYDMGLHAAFTAQTPGATLEGLFDESYRHGAFAKKYSRCLSRLSELLSEARQP, translated from the coding sequence ATGACGGCTCCCACTGGCAGCGGCGGTATCGACCTGCTGGCGCGCCGACCGGCGCTGGACCGCAGCCGCCTGCTGGACACCCTGGTGCCCAGCGCCCGCTTTGCAGAGACCCGCTTCAGCACGTACCGTCCCAACCCGGAGTTCCCCTCCCAGGAGGCGGCCCGCCAGAGCCTGCAGGGCTTCTTGGAACCGCAGCCTCCCAAAAAGACCGGCATCTGGCCCTTTCAGAAGGTGGTCAGGCCCCAGGGCCGGGGCCTGTATCTGGACGGCGGTTTCGGTGTGGGCAAGACACACCTGCTGGCCAGCACCTACTACGCGGCGCGGGAACGCGACCCCGGCAGCCGAGTGGCCCTGATGAGCTTTCAGGACCTGATGTACCTGATTGGAGCGCTGAAAATGCCGCAGGCCATAGAGGCGCTGCGCGGCTACGACCTGCTGCTGATAGACGAATTCGAGCTGGACGACCCCGGCAACACCCACATGGCCAACACGCTACTCGAAGCGCTGATTCCGGCCGGCGTGAACGTGGTCGCCACGTCCAACACCGCCCCCGGCGCTCTGGGCGAGGGCCGCTTTTCCACGCGCGACTTTCAGCGACAGATTGAAGCGATTGCGGAGCAGTTCCAGTCACAGCGTGTGGACGGCCCCGATTACCGCCAGCGCGGCACCACGCCCTCACTGCCGCTAAGCGAAGAAGAGTTCGGGCGCTGGCTGGCGCGGCAGCCGCGTGACACCCTCAGCGTGGTCGGCGCAGACGACCTGGACCGGCACCTGCTGTCGGTGCATCCCAGCCAGTTCGCGGCACTGCTGGACGTCGTGCAGGCAGTCGCCGTGACCGGCCTACACCCGCTGACAGGGCAGAACGAGGCGCTGCGGCTGGTGCACTTTATAGACAAGGTGTACGACATGGGCCTGCACGCCGCCTTTACGGCACAGACCCCCGGCGCCACGCTGGAGGGCCTGTTCGACGAGAGCTACCGGCACGGCGCCTTCGCCAAAAAATACAGCCGCTGCCTCTCGCGCCTTTCGGAACTGCTGAGCGAGGCGCGGCAGCCATAA
- a CDS encoding beta strand repeat-containing protein, producing the protein MQTNKTLALLAALTLGAASAQTLASAPTTTAGTTISNTASASFTNPATNTTASTQSNTVTTTVLPRAAFDVTYLGGNDSATTNAPAGAPTEYQRAVLPGTTVSFQYVAVNNGNTTQNIALTSAVTGDVSNVRFYSVSADTNKDGSLSAAEIAAATAITSVTVAPNGDDTTTTAVENNSGTTNFFMVYTVNATAAPKTVVGATPVGTGQEFDGTANVQKTETATDLFFQYSRITVQDSGALIGPRNDADGNGTPQTAPYTDATGNTVTPTASDSQQSNVRAGVTSVTFTNTLQNSGDATDNFTVTSSTAGTVFLTPTGAQVTTSPTTVSITPADGTAAYDVTYTLVGGNLVISGLRAGDSASFQNTIPFSDVTPNVSDTQTTTLTVASANNPERTDTTTNIIRDPGLQFGDNTPSSTAPDAAYNPNPPVQPGATVTFPMQIVNTGGATDTFTVQPTTVTFPVVGGGTVTVPVTYAPDTNCDGVADGTGSTLTLASGAQGCFVATVVVPENATSGTTSPITQTVTTGSGLTSTDTNNTINVQVTNGNVALAKFIQGGNGDTAYAGITAPSGYTTRNEALPGTNLNYAIIAKNNFNAPISNFFVCDSVPMNTTFVSVSGGGLYSTDKGATWSSAAPTSLAAGTPTAQGGEVCVAPAGNILPAGGTFRADFTVRVN; encoded by the coding sequence ATGCAGACCAACAAAACCCTGGCCCTTTTGGCCGCCCTGACCCTGGGAGCCGCTTCGGCACAGACCCTGGCTTCTGCCCCCACCACCACCGCCGGCACCACCATCTCCAACACCGCAAGTGCCAGCTTTACCAACCCGGCGACCAACACCACTGCCTCTACCCAGTCCAACACCGTGACCACCACCGTGCTGCCCCGCGCCGCCTTCGACGTCACCTACCTGGGCGGCAACGACAGCGCCACCACCAACGCCCCCGCCGGTGCGCCTACGGAGTATCAGCGCGCCGTGCTGCCCGGCACCACCGTGTCCTTCCAGTACGTGGCCGTGAACAACGGTAACACCACCCAGAACATTGCCCTGACCAGCGCAGTGACTGGCGACGTGTCCAACGTGCGTTTCTATTCTGTGTCGGCCGATACCAACAAAGACGGCAGCCTGTCCGCTGCCGAAATCGCTGCTGCCACCGCCATCACCAGCGTGACTGTGGCTCCTAACGGTGACGACACCACCACTACCGCCGTGGAAAACAACAGCGGCACCACCAACTTCTTCATGGTGTACACCGTGAACGCCACGGCTGCTCCCAAAACTGTTGTGGGCGCCACCCCCGTAGGCACCGGCCAGGAGTTTGACGGCACCGCCAACGTGCAGAAGACCGAAACCGCTACGGATCTGTTCTTCCAGTACAGCCGGATCACCGTGCAGGATTCGGGCGCCCTGATCGGCCCCCGCAACGATGCGGACGGCAACGGTACCCCGCAGACTGCTCCTTATACCGACGCAACCGGCAACACCGTCACCCCCACCGCCAGCGACTCCCAGCAGTCCAACGTGCGTGCGGGCGTCACCTCGGTGACCTTTACCAACACCCTGCAGAACAGCGGTGACGCCACCGACAACTTCACCGTGACCTCCAGCACCGCCGGCACCGTGTTCCTGACCCCCACGGGCGCTCAGGTGACCACTTCGCCCACCACCGTGAGCATTACCCCTGCCGACGGCACCGCTGCCTACGACGTCACCTACACCCTGGTCGGCGGCAACCTGGTGATCAGCGGCCTGCGCGCCGGCGACAGCGCCTCGTTCCAGAACACCATTCCGTTCAGCGACGTCACCCCCAACGTCTCGGACACCCAGACCACCACCCTGACGGTGGCCAGCGCCAACAACCCCGAGCGCACCGATACCACCACCAACATCATCCGTGACCCGGGTCTGCAGTTCGGTGACAACACCCCCAGCAGCACTGCTCCTGACGCGGCCTACAACCCCAACCCGCCAGTCCAGCCCGGCGCCACCGTCACCTTCCCCATGCAGATTGTGAACACTGGCGGCGCGACCGACACGTTCACCGTGCAGCCCACCACTGTGACCTTCCCGGTCGTGGGCGGCGGCACCGTGACTGTGCCGGTCACCTACGCCCCCGACACTAACTGTGACGGCGTAGCCGACGGCACTGGCAGCACGCTGACCCTGGCCTCCGGCGCACAGGGCTGCTTCGTCGCCACCGTGGTGGTGCCCGAGAACGCTACTTCCGGAACCACGTCTCCCATCACTCAGACCGTGACTACCGGCAGCGGCCTGACCTCGACCGACACCAACAACACCATCAACGTGCAAGTCACCAACGGCAACGTGGCCCTGGCCAAGTTCATCCAGGGGGGCAACGGTGACACCGCATACGCCGGTATCACGGCGCCCAGCGGCTACACCACCCGCAACGAAGCCCTGCCCGGCACCAACCTGAACTACGCCATCATCGCGAAGAACAACTTCAACGCGCCTATCAGCAACTTCTTCGTGTGCGACAGCGTGCCCATGAACACCACCTTCGTCAGCGTGAGCGGCGGCGGTCTGTACAGCACCGACAAGGGAGCCACCTGGAGCAGCGCTGCTCCCACCAGCCTGGCTGCCGGCACCCCTACCGCCCAGGGCGGCGAGGTGTGCGTGGCGCCTGCGGGCAACATCCTGCCGGCCGGCGGTACCTTCCGCGCCGACTTCACTGTCCGCGTGAACTGA
- the carA gene encoding glutamine-hydrolyzing carbamoyl-phosphate synthase small subunit, translated as MIRKERALLALADGTVYRGYAFGHRGETVGEVVFNTSMTGYQEILTDPSYAGQIVTMTYPHVGNYGVAIYDMESNRPFVRGFIGREFSHDYSSHRAEQGLEEFMQRYGVVSIQGIDTRALVRRLRSGGVVKGVIAHRSYTNPSDPYGEFSPEEEAGLVARAAEHRDRDGLDMAAEVTTELPYAYPTLREGKRVVLVDFGIKHTIIKRLAEVGIEPIVVPAHTSAAEIMELGPHGLFLSNGPGDPAALTYAHRTAWELMGLLPTFGICLGHQILALGAGGQTFKMKFGHRGGNQPVKNLLTGNVEITSQNHGYAVDIDSIPAGQFVPTHINLNDQTLEGMAHTRYPVFSVQYHPESAPGPHDSRYLFDRFIQEIDAFEGASGLPVERSRTGDLGL; from the coding sequence ATGATCAGAAAAGAACGCGCCCTGCTGGCCCTGGCCGACGGCACCGTGTACCGGGGTTACGCTTTTGGGCACCGCGGCGAAACGGTGGGCGAAGTGGTGTTCAACACGTCCATGACCGGTTATCAGGAAATCCTGACCGACCCCAGCTACGCGGGCCAAATCGTGACCATGACCTATCCCCATGTGGGCAACTACGGCGTGGCCATCTACGACATGGAGTCCAACCGGCCCTTTGTGCGGGGCTTCATCGGCCGCGAATTTTCGCACGATTATTCCAGTCACCGCGCCGAGCAGGGCCTGGAAGAGTTCATGCAGCGCTACGGCGTGGTGAGTATTCAGGGCATCGATACCCGCGCCCTGGTGCGCCGTCTGCGTTCCGGCGGCGTGGTCAAGGGCGTGATTGCTCACCGCTCCTACACCAACCCGTCCGACCCTTACGGCGAGTTCTCGCCCGAGGAGGAAGCGGGGCTGGTGGCCCGCGCCGCTGAGCACCGCGACCGCGACGGCCTGGACATGGCCGCCGAGGTGACCACCGAGCTGCCTTACGCCTATCCCACCCTGCGCGAGGGCAAACGGGTGGTGCTGGTGGATTTCGGTATCAAGCACACCATCATCAAGCGCCTGGCCGAAGTGGGCATCGAACCCATCGTGGTGCCCGCACACACCAGCGCCGCCGAGATCATGGAGCTGGGGCCGCACGGCCTGTTCCTCAGCAACGGCCCAGGTGACCCTGCTGCGCTGACCTACGCGCACCGCACCGCCTGGGAACTGATGGGCCTGCTGCCCACCTTCGGCATCTGCCTGGGCCATCAGATTCTGGCTCTGGGCGCCGGTGGCCAGACGTTCAAGATGAAGTTCGGGCACCGCGGCGGCAACCAGCCGGTCAAGAACCTGCTGACCGGGAATGTGGAAATCACCAGCCAGAACCACGGTTACGCGGTGGATATCGACTCCATTCCGGCAGGTCAGTTCGTGCCTACCCACATCAACCTGAACGACCAGACGCTGGAGGGCATGGCGCACACCCGTTACCCGGTGTTCAGCGTGCAGTACCACCCCGAATCGGCTCCCGGCCCGCACGACAGCCGCTACCTGTTCGACCGCTTCATCCAGGAAATCGACGCGTTCGAGGGCGCCAGTGGTTTGCCGGTCGAGCGCAGCCGCACAGGCGACCTGGGCCTGTAA
- a CDS encoding EAL domain-containing protein, which produces MTVPASKLPTGPLWPRVVQDLLGLYAPQASFLGQLGGSYLRVSAQSIEPQAQQALDPPGEWLDQGVLDWVSVDGHLLGLLWSPEGVSPEVTELFNRLLATQQGTAATADFELLLTQLPQPTAWLDMELRVLETSRSFLDLFRLERSDAVGHNVRQLGLPVQVRYLEEAVQGRQPEWPEWETEDPRDPEHTLWLRSTVQPFFTGQQSGLLWSLQDITDERQKGEWLRSLLDGLGVPAAVIDLSGEIQQANQALGELSGLEGLTGECLQDLTLFSEAGKRTVQGLITLAAEGGAALAHPERRKGQPLTLELRRSAARPDLLVAQLSEGRTTGAVKPDAADEDQALLQEVLNQQHTATLLVDRSGVLRLINDQAAQLSGTDAARLLGKNLRRQMELLGINLFSASGEPFQLNPWIETLPHSAEVILETPGQGRRPMALNIGPVSPVGSQEDRSVPSDLLLITLRDLSDLKRAQAQATYGAYHDQLTGLYNRAGLRRFLAQPDTPQSGTVAVVELDEYAAMTTATESTAIHHLLMQLAASFRSLAATHQGEAARLGDGTFALWLPGLSMKRAGLATEQVTQGSFRVGKSTTGLTFATGLAETGNQSPDVALGNAEIAAQFARRRGRGQVTPYHDELRVQLAETFRLEQSLRDSVSSGQLKLHYQPTLHLESGQISGAEALLRWERISTRLSPHELLELAARLRLLQPLSDWVMREAMQQQRAWNELWPNLRVGINVSLEELRQPGALGALWPLLEQLEQQGSPLPNIEISATSMVDFRQQDAGVLQQLHEAGAALWLDHFGEGVMSLTSLTEFPLTGLKLHPQMMSGLERGGRGPDLVAATLDLAGRLNLQVTAVGVETPGQLDALKRLGCHQAQGYAISPPLKATALGDWLRDHTPGGPLSATPALDLSSI; this is translated from the coding sequence ATGACTGTTCCTGCTTCCAAGCTTCCGACCGGCCCGCTGTGGCCCCGGGTCGTTCAGGACCTGCTGGGCCTGTACGCGCCGCAAGCCTCCTTTCTGGGCCAGCTGGGCGGCAGTTACCTGCGGGTCAGCGCCCAGAGCATCGAACCCCAGGCCCAGCAGGCGCTGGACCCGCCCGGCGAGTGGCTGGACCAGGGCGTGCTGGACTGGGTCAGCGTGGACGGGCACCTGCTGGGCCTGCTGTGGTCTCCCGAAGGCGTGAGCCCCGAAGTCACAGAACTGTTCAACCGGCTGCTGGCCACTCAGCAGGGCACCGCCGCCACCGCCGACTTCGAGCTGCTGCTGACCCAACTGCCCCAGCCCACCGCCTGGCTGGACATGGAGCTGCGGGTGCTGGAGACCAGCCGCAGTTTCCTGGACCTGTTCAGGCTGGAGCGCAGCGACGCGGTAGGTCACAATGTTCGCCAGCTGGGCCTGCCCGTTCAGGTGCGTTACCTAGAAGAAGCGGTGCAGGGCCGCCAGCCCGAGTGGCCCGAGTGGGAAACCGAGGACCCACGTGACCCGGAGCACACGCTGTGGCTGCGCTCTACCGTGCAGCCGTTCTTTACCGGGCAGCAGTCGGGCCTGCTGTGGAGCCTGCAGGACATCACCGACGAGCGCCAAAAGGGCGAGTGGCTGCGCTCGCTGCTGGACGGCCTGGGCGTGCCGGCTGCCGTGATTGACCTGAGCGGCGAGATTCAGCAGGCCAACCAGGCCCTGGGGGAGCTGAGCGGTCTAGAGGGCCTGACCGGCGAGTGCCTGCAAGACCTGACCCTGTTCAGCGAAGCCGGCAAGCGCACCGTGCAGGGTCTGATTACGCTGGCAGCCGAGGGCGGCGCCGCCCTGGCACACCCCGAGCGGCGCAAGGGCCAGCCGCTGACGCTGGAACTGCGGCGCTCGGCTGCCCGCCCCGACCTGTTGGTGGCCCAGCTGAGCGAGGGCCGCACGACCGGCGCCGTCAAGCCCGACGCGGCAGATGAGGACCAGGCCTTGTTGCAGGAGGTGCTCAACCAGCAGCACACCGCCACGCTGCTGGTGGACCGCAGCGGCGTGCTGCGGCTGATCAACGACCAGGCCGCCCAGCTGTCGGGCACCGACGCGGCCCGGCTGCTAGGCAAGAATCTGCGCCGGCAGATGGAACTGCTGGGCATCAACCTGTTCAGTGCCAGTGGCGAGCCGTTCCAGCTCAATCCGTGGATTGAGACCCTACCCCACAGCGCCGAGGTGATTCTGGAAACGCCGGGCCAGGGCCGCCGGCCAATGGCGCTGAACATCGGGCCGGTCAGCCCGGTGGGTTCGCAGGAAGACCGCAGTGTTCCCAGCGACCTGCTACTGATTACCCTGCGTGACCTGAGCGACCTGAAGCGCGCCCAGGCCCAGGCCACCTACGGCGCCTACCACGACCAGCTGACCGGGCTGTACAACCGCGCTGGCCTGCGGCGGTTCCTGGCGCAGCCGGACACCCCCCAGAGCGGCACGGTGGCGGTGGTGGAGCTGGACGAGTACGCCGCCATGACCACTGCCACCGAGTCCACCGCCATCCACCACCTGCTGATGCAGCTGGCCGCCAGCTTCCGCAGCCTGGCCGCCACCCACCAGGGCGAGGCGGCGCGGCTGGGCGACGGCACCTTTGCGCTGTGGTTGCCGGGGCTGTCCATGAAGCGGGCCGGGCTGGCGACCGAGCAGGTCACGCAGGGCAGTTTCCGGGTGGGCAAATCCACCACCGGCCTGACTTTCGCCACCGGCCTGGCCGAGACCGGCAATCAGAGTCCCGACGTCGCGCTAGGCAACGCCGAAATCGCCGCCCAGTTCGCCCGGCGCCGTGGCCGCGGGCAGGTCACGCCCTACCACGACGAGCTGCGCGTGCAGCTGGCCGAAACCTTCCGGCTGGAGCAGTCACTGCGCGACTCGGTCAGCAGCGGCCAGCTGAAGCTGCACTACCAGCCCACCTTGCACCTGGAGAGCGGCCAGATTTCCGGCGCCGAAGCCCTGCTGCGCTGGGAACGCATCAGCACCCGGCTCTCGCCGCACGAACTGCTGGAGCTGGCCGCACGGCTGCGCCTGCTGCAGCCGCTGAGCGACTGGGTGATGCGTGAGGCCATGCAGCAGCAGCGCGCCTGGAACGAACTGTGGCCCAACCTGCGCGTGGGTATCAACGTGAGCCTGGAAGAACTGCGCCAACCGGGAGCCCTGGGCGCCCTGTGGCCGCTGCTGGAGCAGCTGGAGCAGCAGGGCAGTCCGCTGCCCAACATCGAAATCAGCGCGACCAGCATGGTGGATTTCCGCCAGCAGGACGCCGGAGTCTTGCAGCAGCTGCACGAGGCCGGTGCCGCGCTGTGGCTGGACCACTTCGGGGAAGGAGTCATGAGCCTTACCTCGCTGACCGAGTTCCCACTGACCGGCCTAAAGCTGCACCCGCAGATGATGAGTGGGCTGGAGCGCGGCGGGCGCGGTCCCGACCTGGTGGCCGCCACCCTGGACCTGGCCGGCCGGCTGAACCTGCAGGTGACGGCGGTGGGCGTGGAAACCCCCGGGCAACTGGACGCCCTGAAGCGCCTGGGCTGCCATCAGGCACAAGGCTACGCCATCTCGCCGCCCCTCAAGGCCACCGCTCTGGGCGACTGGCTGCGCGACCATACGCCCGGCGGCCCACTGTCCGCCACGCCAGCACTGGACCTGAGCAGCATCTGA
- a CDS encoding GNAT family N-acetyltransferase, translated as MTLTVRRATSSDLPAILALLERAEMYTTSVTLAGDVTYLLGEVEGRPAAVLGLEYGEGAGLLRSFTVHPDDRGRGWSGRMLAEAYALLRARGCREVFLFSADEGAFWAHQGYQPVPPQELARRLPQAPQVQHALATGWLTGALAWHAPLPQ; from the coding sequence ATGACCCTGACTGTTCGCCGCGCTACTTCCAGCGACCTGCCGGCCATCCTGGCGCTGCTCGAACGGGCCGAGATGTACACCACCTCCGTCACTCTGGCGGGCGACGTGACCTACTTGCTGGGAGAGGTGGAGGGCCGCCCCGCCGCCGTGCTGGGTCTGGAATACGGGGAAGGCGCGGGCCTGCTGCGCTCCTTTACGGTGCATCCCGATGACCGGGGGCGCGGCTGGTCGGGGCGGATGCTGGCCGAAGCCTACGCCCTGCTGCGGGCCCGTGGCTGCCGGGAAGTGTTTCTCTTCTCGGCGGACGAGGGGGCCTTTTGGGCGCACCAGGGCTACCAGCCAGTGCCGCCACAGGAGTTGGCGCGGCGGCTGCCCCAGGCCCCGCAGGTGCAGCACGCCCTGGCCACCGGCTGGCTGACAGGGGCGCTGGCCTGGCACGCCCCTTTGCCGCAATGA
- a CDS encoding S4 domain-containing protein, protein MTMTNKELQALVAKARGGRVVRTGFVDGGSLDRRLLDDPELGYRLAGGFPDARLVVLTLYPAHIPEVESGVQVLSITPLGGVPWDEQDLRVQLGRLELGEGALGDIRDVRGSFQVTASGKAAAALLALSDLGGREVTVEEVGETAGKGSKLREVVVPSMRADVVGAKGFGVSRAYFQQGIDSGKVRLNGQPVRAGSEVREGDSLSAEGLGRIDFRRVLNETRRGNYKVELEVHR, encoded by the coding sequence ATGACCATGACGAACAAGGAGTTGCAGGCGCTGGTGGCCAAGGCACGCGGCGGCCGGGTGGTCCGCACCGGCTTCGTGGACGGCGGCAGTCTGGACCGCCGTCTGCTGGACGACCCCGAACTCGGCTACCGGCTGGCCGGCGGCTTCCCCGACGCCCGGCTGGTGGTGCTGACCCTGTACCCGGCCCACATTCCCGAGGTGGAAAGCGGCGTGCAGGTGCTGAGCATCACCCCGCTGGGCGGCGTCCCCTGGGACGAGCAGGACCTGCGGGTGCAGCTGGGCCGCTTGGAACTGGGCGAGGGCGCACTGGGCGATATCCGGGACGTACGCGGCAGCTTTCAGGTGACGGCCAGCGGCAAGGCCGCCGCTGCCCTGCTGGCCCTGAGCGACCTGGGTGGGCGCGAAGTGACCGTAGAAGAGGTCGGAGAGACAGCGGGCAAGGGCAGCAAACTGCGCGAAGTGGTGGTGCCCTCCATGCGCGCCGACGTGGTGGGGGCCAAGGGCTTCGGGGTCAGCCGGGCGTACTTTCAGCAGGGGATTGACAGCGGCAAGGTGCGGCTGAACGGCCAGCCGGTGCGGGCCGGCAGTGAGGTGCGCGAGGGCGACAGCCTCAGCGCCGAGGGCCTGGGCCGTATTGACTTCCGGCGGGTACTGAACGAGACCCGGCGCGGCAACTACAAAGTGGAACTGGAAGTGCACCGCTGA
- a CDS encoding PLP-dependent aminotransferase family protein, whose translation MTTTQTPAAQPRLERPAPDFTALLSDRARLMKASTIRELLKLTQQPDIINFGGGLPAPELFPLDDIGRAASAALERYGPAAVQYGTTEGHLPLREWIAAQTPGLTPAHVQITTGSQQALDLLGKILINEGDSVLVEAPTYLGALQSFQPYGPQYLEMPTDDHGIDVDALEELLRAQRAQGRMPKLMYTIPNFQNPTGRTLSLERRRRLVELSGEYGVLVIEDDPYGKLRFVGEELPSLYSLSLERCGNPDLSHVIYCSSFSKTLVPGLRDAWVQAAAPITDKLVQAKQGADLHTPTLTQMIVAELVQDVLPRQIERVRVAYGERAALMLAGLREHFPQGVQFTEPEGGMFLWVTLPEGLDTAALLPRAVENRVAYVPGTPFYAQGGGANTMRLSYSNATPAQIEAGIAALGATLRSAL comes from the coding sequence ATGACCACAACCCAGACGCCTGCTGCGCAGCCTCGGCTGGAGCGCCCCGCGCCCGACTTCACGGCGCTGCTCAGCGACCGCGCCCGCCTGATGAAGGCCAGCACCATCCGTGAGCTGCTCAAGCTGACCCAGCAGCCCGACATTATCAACTTCGGCGGCGGTCTGCCGGCCCCGGAGCTGTTCCCGCTGGACGACATCGGGCGCGCAGCCAGCGCGGCGCTGGAGCGCTACGGCCCGGCCGCTGTGCAGTACGGCACCACCGAGGGCCATCTGCCGCTGCGCGAGTGGATTGCTGCGCAGACCCCCGGCCTGACCCCCGCCCACGTACAAATCACCACCGGCAGTCAGCAGGCGCTGGACCTGCTGGGCAAGATACTGATCAACGAGGGCGACTCCGTGCTGGTCGAGGCCCCGACTTACCTGGGTGCCCTGCAGTCTTTCCAGCCCTACGGCCCGCAGTACCTGGAAATGCCCACCGACGACCACGGCATCGATGTAGACGCGCTGGAGGAGCTGCTGCGTGCCCAGCGCGCTCAGGGCCGGATGCCCAAGCTGATGTACACCATCCCCAACTTCCAGAACCCCACCGGACGCACCCTCAGCCTGGAGCGCCGCCGCCGCCTGGTGGAGCTGAGTGGCGAGTACGGCGTGCTGGTGATTGAGGACGATCCGTACGGCAAGCTGCGCTTCGTGGGCGAGGAGCTGCCCAGCCTGTACAGCCTGAGCCTGGAGCGCTGCGGCAATCCCGACCTCAGCCACGTCATCTACTGCTCCAGCTTTTCCAAGACGCTGGTGCCGGGCCTGCGCGACGCCTGGGTGCAGGCCGCCGCGCCTATCACCGACAAGCTGGTGCAGGCCAAGCAGGGCGCCGACCTGCACACCCCCACCCTCACCCAGATGATCGTGGCCGAGCTGGTACAGGACGTGCTGCCGCGCCAGATTGAGCGGGTGCGGGTGGCCTACGGCGAGCGGGCCGCGCTGATGCTGGCTGGTCTGCGCGAGCACTTCCCGCAAGGGGTGCAGTTCACCGAGCCTGAAGGGGGCATGTTCCTGTGGGTCACGCTGCCTGAAGGGCTGGACACGGCCGCGTTGCTGCCCCGCGCCGTGGAGAACCGGGTGGCTTACGTGCCGGGCACCCCCTTTTATGCCCAGGGCGGCGGCGCCAACACCATGCGCCTGAGCTACAGCAACGCCACCCCGGCCCAGATTGAAGCTGGGATTGCGGCGCTGGGAGCCACGCTGCGCTCGGCGCTCTAG